The following proteins come from a genomic window of Gordonia westfalica:
- a CDS encoding TerD family protein, with product MGVSLSKGGNVSLTKEAPGLTAVSVGLGWDIRTTTGTDFDLDASAIALGANKKVLSDQHFVFFNNLRSPDGSIEHTGDNLTGEGEGDDEVIKVDLAAVPPEVDSIVFPVSIYDADARSQSFGQVRNAFIRVVNQAGGSEIARYDLSEDASTETAMVFGELYRNGAEWKFRAVGQGYASGLAGIARDFGVNV from the coding sequence ATGGGCGTGAGCCTGAGCAAGGGTGGAAATGTCTCGCTGACCAAGGAGGCCCCGGGACTGACCGCGGTGTCCGTCGGCCTCGGGTGGGACATCCGCACCACCACCGGCACCGACTTCGACCTCGACGCCAGCGCCATCGCGCTCGGCGCCAACAAGAAGGTGCTGTCCGACCAGCACTTCGTCTTCTTCAACAACCTGCGCTCGCCCGACGGCTCGATCGAGCACACCGGCGACAACCTGACCGGTGAGGGCGAAGGCGACGACGAGGTCATCAAGGTCGACCTCGCCGCCGTGCCGCCGGAGGTCGATTCCATCGTCTTCCCCGTGTCGATCTACGACGCCGATGCGCGTTCGCAGTCGTTCGGGCAGGTCCGCAACGCATTCATCCGCGTCGTCAACCAGGCCGGCGGCTCCGAGATCGCCCGCTACGACCTGAGCGAGGACGCCTCCACCGAGACCGCGATGGTCTTCGGCGAGCTGTACCGCAACGGTGCGGAGTGGAAGTTCCGCGCCGTCGGCCAGGGCTACGCATCGGGGCTCGCGGGTATCGCCCGCGACTTCGGCGTGAACGTCTGA
- a CDS encoding aconitate hydratase, with protein sequence MPAQNVARKLIESHLAAGDMTPGEEIAIHIDQTLTQDATGTLVMQELESLGLDRARTEASVQYVDHNLLQTDEKNAEDHEYLRTACERFGLWFSKPGNGVSHPTHMQRFGIPGKAMVGSDSHTPAAGSLGMLAIGVGGLEVALAITGRPLNIRMPEIWGVRLEGELPEWCSAKDVILEMLRRHDVKGAVNRIIEYHGPGLAGLTAMDRHVIANMGAELGATTTVFPSDDAVREFLRAEDREGDWTELVADDGATYDAEETIDLTEIVPLIAKPSSPGDVVPVSEVVGEEISQVVIGSSANPGLRDFAIAAAMVAGRQTSADVSFDINPTSREILTDLTKMGATTDLVIGGARIHQAGCMGCIGMGQAPATGQNPLRTMPRNFPGRSGTKDDKVWLCSPDTAAASALTGVIADPRDWAADNKVSYPELDLPQEHSVNTAMMVPPLPPEEAAKVQPVKGPNISDLPDLDSLPDVVEAPVLLKVGDNISTDDISPAGAKALPYRSNIPRLAEFCFTRIDDTYTDRARSADTGHIIGGDNYGQGSSREHAAIAPRHLGLRVVIAKSFARIHWQNLANFGVLAVEFVDPADYDTVEQYDTLRLENLRDALGADDVLTVRNVTKVRNVEVRHRLSKRQVSDVLAGGLIPRLAAEEHPDEHRAEETVLQDSGEIS encoded by the coding sequence ATGCCCGCCCAGAACGTTGCCCGCAAGCTCATCGAATCCCATCTGGCGGCCGGGGACATGACCCCGGGCGAAGAGATCGCGATCCACATCGACCAGACCCTCACCCAGGACGCCACCGGCACGCTGGTCATGCAGGAACTGGAGTCTCTGGGTCTCGACCGCGCCCGGACCGAGGCGAGTGTCCAGTACGTCGACCACAACCTGCTGCAGACCGACGAGAAGAACGCAGAGGACCACGAGTATCTGCGCACTGCGTGTGAGCGCTTCGGGCTGTGGTTCTCCAAGCCGGGCAACGGTGTCTCGCATCCCACTCACATGCAGCGGTTCGGCATACCGGGAAAGGCGATGGTCGGGTCCGACTCGCACACGCCGGCGGCGGGATCGCTCGGGATGCTCGCGATCGGGGTCGGCGGACTCGAGGTGGCTCTCGCCATCACCGGTCGCCCGCTGAACATCCGGATGCCCGAGATCTGGGGTGTCCGGCTGGAAGGCGAACTGCCGGAGTGGTGTTCGGCCAAGGATGTGATCCTCGAGATGCTCCGACGCCACGACGTGAAGGGTGCCGTGAACCGGATCATCGAGTATCACGGTCCCGGGCTCGCGGGTCTGACCGCGATGGACCGCCACGTGATCGCGAACATGGGCGCGGAACTGGGCGCGACGACGACGGTGTTCCCCAGCGACGACGCGGTGCGCGAGTTCCTCCGCGCCGAGGACCGCGAAGGCGACTGGACCGAACTCGTCGCCGACGACGGGGCGACCTACGACGCCGAGGAGACCATCGATCTCACCGAGATCGTCCCGCTGATCGCGAAACCTTCGTCACCCGGAGACGTCGTTCCGGTCAGTGAGGTGGTGGGGGAGGAGATCTCGCAGGTGGTGATCGGGTCGAGTGCCAATCCCGGCCTCCGCGACTTCGCGATCGCCGCAGCGATGGTGGCGGGGAGGCAGACGTCAGCCGATGTCAGCTTCGACATCAACCCGACGTCACGGGAGATCCTCACCGACCTCACCAAGATGGGGGCCACCACCGATCTCGTCATCGGCGGCGCGCGGATCCACCAGGCCGGCTGTATGGGCTGCATCGGCATGGGGCAGGCGCCCGCGACCGGGCAGAACCCGCTGAGGACGATGCCGCGCAACTTCCCCGGACGGTCGGGCACCAAGGACGACAAGGTATGGCTGTGTTCGCCGGACACCGCAGCCGCGTCGGCGCTCACCGGCGTGATCGCCGACCCCCGCGACTGGGCCGCCGACAACAAGGTCTCCTACCCGGAGCTCGACCTGCCGCAGGAACATTCGGTCAACACCGCGATGATGGTCCCGCCGCTGCCGCCGGAGGAAGCCGCGAAGGTCCAACCGGTGAAGGGCCCCAACATCTCCGATCTACCGGACCTGGACTCGCTGCCCGATGTCGTCGAGGCCCCGGTCCTGCTGAAGGTCGGCGACAACATCTCCACCGACGACATCTCGCCCGCCGGCGCGAAAGCTCTGCCGTACCGGTCGAACATCCCCAGGCTCGCCGAGTTCTGTTTCACGCGCATCGACGACACCTACACGGACAGAGCACGATCCGCGGACACCGGCCACATCATCGGAGGTGACAACTACGGACAGGGCTCATCACGCGAACACGCGGCGATCGCGCCTCGCCACCTGGGCCTCCGGGTGGTGATCGCGAAGTCGTTCGCCCGCATCCATTGGCAGAATCTCGCGAACTTCGGTGTGCTGGCAGTGGAATTCGTCGATCCGGCGGATTACGACACCGTCGAGCAGTACGACACCCTCCGGCTCGAGAATCTGCGGGATGCCCTGGGTGCCGATGACGTCCTAACCGTCCGCAACGTGACCAAGGTCCGCAATGTCGAAGTCCGGCACCGACTCTCGAAGCGCCAGGTGTCCGACGTCCTGGCCGGCGGACTCATCCCGCGGCTCGCCGCCGAGGAACATCCCGACGAACATCGAGCCGAGGAGACCGTGTTGCAGGACAGCGGCGAGATCAGCTGA